The following proteins are encoded in a genomic region of candidate division WOR-3 bacterium:
- a CDS encoding alpha-amylase family glycosyl hydrolase: MSKKLKNIIIFIVMMLWSISTEGEVLSIDSAEITGEYKIPPCPEWVHNAVFYQIYPQSFYDSNGDGIGDLNGIIQKLDYVKSLGVDGIWISPFFESPFNDGGYDISNYYKVAPRYGTNEDARRLFKEAKKRGLKILFDYVVSYTSIEHPWFRESAKQEKNKYSNWYIWTNNTWVDPPLEYRASFIKGYSRRNGQFMYNFYWSEPALNFGFLSPTEDWMLPIDHPDVLAMQEELKKVLRFWMDMGASGFRADMAGALVKNAHIKEGDELFLKRDEGTKKFWNEIRKIIDNEYPEAFMVSEWSYPEAALNGGGFHADFYHWFPGYNDLFQKESWRILNGLSEGHSFFDKEGKGNITNFLKSYLDQYNKTKGKGYVSLPIGNHDLSRLNIQRSTIDLEIIFAFLLTMPGIPFIYYGNEIGMRQLEDVPFVEGAYKPRAGARTPMQWTGGKNRGFSTASCDKLYLPVDTALDAPNVESQEKDPNSLLNRVKKLIQLRKNEIALTAYAEFVPVFAKENTYPFIYARAYEDEMILVILNPAAREEKANFSLKPLISHYELLAGREMKIEIKGSKYQVTTPGQSYAIYKLVK; the protein is encoded by the coding sequence ATGAGTAAAAAGTTAAAAAATATCATTATTTTTATTGTTATGATGTTATGGAGTATAAGTACTGAAGGAGAGGTCCTATCAATTGATTCGGCTGAGATTACAGGTGAATATAAAATTCCGCCTTGCCCAGAATGGGTTCATAATGCGGTTTTTTATCAAATATATCCTCAAAGTTTTTATGATTCTAATGGAGATGGGATTGGAGATCTTAATGGGATAATTCAAAAATTGGATTATGTGAAGAGCCTTGGCGTGGATGGAATTTGGATAAGTCCATTCTTTGAATCACCATTTAATGATGGAGGTTATGACATATCAAACTATTATAAGGTAGCTCCTCGTTATGGGACAAATGAGGATGCGAGGCGTTTATTTAAGGAAGCAAAAAAACGAGGATTAAAGATTTTATTTGATTATGTTGTGAGTTATACAAGTATTGAACATCCCTGGTTTCGAGAATCCGCAAAACAAGAGAAAAACAAATACTCCAATTGGTATATTTGGACTAATAATACTTGGGTAGATCCTCCCTTAGAATATAGGGCTTCTTTTATAAAAGGCTATAGTAGGCGAAACGGACAATTTATGTATAATTTTTATTGGAGTGAGCCAGCTTTAAATTTTGGATTTCTTTCGCCCACTGAGGATTGGATGTTGCCGATTGATCATCCAGATGTTCTTGCAATGCAAGAAGAACTAAAAAAGGTTTTGCGATTCTGGATGGATATGGGGGCTTCTGGTTTTAGAGCAGATATGGCTGGGGCTCTTGTTAAAAATGCTCATATAAAAGAAGGGGATGAGCTCTTTCTTAAGAGAGACGAAGGGACAAAGAAATTCTGGAATGAAATAAGAAAGATTATTGATAATGAGTATCCTGAAGCTTTTATGGTTTCAGAGTGGTCATATCCTGAGGCTGCTTTAAATGGTGGTGGATTTCATGCAGATTTCTATCACTGGTTTCCGGGATACAATGACCTTTTTCAAAAAGAAAGCTGGAGAATCTTAAATGGACTTTCGGAAGGGCATAGTTTTTTTGATAAAGAAGGTAAGGGAAATATTACTAATTTTCTTAAGAGTTATTTAGACCAGTATAATAAAACTAAGGGTAAAGGTTACGTTAGTCTTCCAATTGGAAATCATGATCTTTCTCGATTAAATATCCAGAGATCAACCATAGATCTTGAAATTATTTTTGCTTTCTTGCTGACAATGCCTGGGATTCCTTTTATCTATTATGGGAATGAGATTGGAATGCGTCAATTGGAAGATGTGCCTTTTGTAGAAGGAGCTTATAAACCAAGGGCAGGAGCCAGAACACCGATGCAATGGACCGGAGGGAAAAATAGAGGTTTTTCAACCGCTTCTTGTGACAAACTCTATTTGCCTGTTGATACAGCTCTAGATGCGCCAAATGTGGAAAGTCAAGAAAAAGACCCAAATTCATTGTTGAATCGGGTTAAAAAACTTATCCAACTTAGAAAAAATGAAATAGCCTTAACTGCTTATGCCGAATTTGTCCCAGTGTTCGCAAAGGAAAATACCTATCCGTTTATATATGCTCGGGCATACGAAGATGAAATGATACTGGTGATATTGAATCCTGCCGCAAGAGAAGAAAAAGCTAATTTCAGTCTTAAACCTCTCATTAGTCATTATGAACTATTAGCGGGCAGGGAAATGAAAATTGAGATAAAGGGAAGTAAGTATCAAGTTACAACACCCGGACAGAGTTACGCAATATACAAACTCGTGAAATAA
- a CDS encoding TIM-barrel domain-containing protein — MRRSVFFLLTFVFFRALAFDVKIHQLKNGFWVRTRKFNIKVQFYRDNIVRVVKWLPEGSEEKLSLVILWDTLPNVMVELKENDREILLSSERVKVKISKEEGKIEYLTAGGEIILREKGEPKFIPVKDKYEKAFSVEQKFILTPDEGIYGLGQHQDGYMNYRGRKVLLVQTNTDAVIPFFISTHRYGILWDNYSKTIFEDKEGETLLWSDVGDNIDYYFIYGKDMDEIISSYRSLTGQAPMYGKWAYGYWQSKEHYATREELLNIAQEYRRRKIPIDNIVQDWQYWGGNDKWSGMIFDEERYPNPEEMIKILHDLNFHIMFSIWPGLGPNTQIYKDMEKRGYLFNVIGWASFKYYDTFIPEANDLYWKYLKKGLFSKGVDAWWVDSSEPDIVNATTKESQEYEMKKIGRNYLGSWARYLNAYSLLMMDKLYENQRKETDKKRVYILTRSAFLGQQRAAATTWSGDIGASWEIYKKQIAAGINFCMSGIPYWTFDIGGFVLGAYGGVFSKGGKDPSYQELYARMFQFGAFCPIFRAHGSETPREIWEFGEFSESMIKIDNLRYRLLPYIYSLAWKVTSEGYTIMRGLPMDFTEDKRTYSISDQFMFGPSIMVCPVTEYMIYRPPDSSILITPEHFRTKDGKLGLQAKYYKDSEFKILSYEQIEPNINHRWYTGRPFYMTDSAFSVRWEGKLIPTETGKHQFHLKSYDAKRIFLNRKELPFIYTSVEQYTDFVELEAGKEYEFILEMQNRSTGAAKMKLYWKTPSIFKKEEIIEKREKKREVYLPKGCNWIDFWTGNKFRGGQEISSDAPTDRIPLFVKEGSIIPMGPFIQYSTEKPPDPIELRVYPGADAYFTLYEDENDNYNYEKGLYSTIPFCWNDERKELTIGDRQGCFPGMLKERTFRVILVKELHGIGIEITKNPDKTILYKGNKITVSFKNGGDNE, encoded by the coding sequence ATGAGAAGAAGTGTTTTTTTTCTTTTAACATTTGTATTTTTTAGAGCTTTAGCTTTTGATGTGAAAATTCATCAGTTAAAAAATGGATTTTGGGTAAGAACTCGTAAATTTAATATAAAGGTCCAATTCTATAGAGATAACATAGTCAGGGTTGTTAAGTGGTTACCTGAGGGCTCAGAAGAGAAGTTAAGTTTGGTTATCCTCTGGGATACTTTACCAAATGTGATGGTGGAGCTTAAAGAGAATGATAGAGAGATACTCCTTAGCTCTGAAAGGGTTAAAGTAAAAATATCTAAAGAAGAGGGGAAAATTGAGTATTTAACAGCGGGTGGTGAAATTATTTTAAGAGAAAAAGGGGAACCAAAATTTATACCTGTTAAAGACAAATATGAAAAGGCTTTTAGTGTTGAGCAAAAATTTATTTTAACCCCGGACGAAGGAATTTATGGTCTCGGACAACATCAAGATGGATATATGAACTATCGTGGGAGGAAAGTTCTTCTTGTCCAAACGAATACTGATGCGGTTATTCCCTTTTTTATTTCCACTCATAGATACGGAATACTATGGGATAATTACTCTAAGACAATCTTTGAAGACAAGGAGGGAGAAACTTTGCTCTGGTCAGATGTTGGAGATAATATTGATTATTACTTTATTTATGGGAAGGATATGGATGAGATTATTAGTTCTTATAGAAGCCTCACTGGGCAAGCTCCAATGTATGGTAAATGGGCTTATGGATACTGGCAAAGTAAAGAGCATTATGCGACTCGTGAGGAGTTATTAAATATAGCGCAAGAATATCGTAGGCGGAAAATTCCAATTGATAATATTGTCCAAGATTGGCAATACTGGGGAGGGAATGATAAATGGAGTGGAATGATATTTGATGAAGAAAGATATCCAAATCCGGAGGAGATGATAAAAATTCTTCATGATTTGAATTTTCATATAATGTTCTCCATCTGGCCTGGTCTTGGTCCCAATACTCAAATTTATAAAGATATGGAGAAAAGAGGATATCTTTTCAATGTTATTGGATGGGCAAGTTTCAAATACTATGATACTTTTATTCCTGAAGCAAATGATCTATATTGGAAATATTTGAAGAAAGGTTTGTTCTCTAAGGGAGTTGATGCTTGGTGGGTTGATTCCTCAGAACCAGATATTGTAAATGCAACAACTAAAGAGTCACAAGAATACGAAATGAAAAAAATTGGAAGGAATTATCTTGGAAGTTGGGCAAGATATTTAAATGCTTATTCGCTTTTGATGATGGATAAGTTATACGAAAATCAGAGGAAAGAGACAGATAAAAAGAGAGTTTATATCCTTACTCGTTCGGCCTTTTTAGGTCAACAAAGAGCCGCAGCCACAACTTGGTCTGGAGATATTGGAGCTAGTTGGGAAATTTATAAAAAGCAAATCGCTGCAGGAATAAATTTTTGTATGTCGGGTATTCCATATTGGACTTTTGATATTGGAGGTTTCGTTCTTGGAGCTTATGGAGGTGTTTTCTCTAAGGGAGGAAAAGACCCATCTTATCAAGAACTTTATGCTAGAATGTTTCAATTTGGTGCTTTCTGCCCTATTTTCCGCGCTCATGGTTCTGAGACTCCTCGAGAAATCTGGGAGTTTGGAGAATTTTCAGAATCAATGATAAAAATTGACAATTTACGCTATCGTTTACTTCCATATATTTATTCTCTTGCTTGGAAAGTAACAAGTGAAGGATATACAATTATGCGTGGCTTACCAATGGATTTTACAGAGGATAAAAGAACTTATTCAATTAGTGACCAGTTTATGTTTGGCCCTTCAATAATGGTATGCCCTGTTACTGAATATATGATTTACCGTCCCCCAGATTCTAGCATTCTTATAACTCCAGAACATTTTCGAACAAAGGATGGGAAATTAGGATTACAGGCTAAATATTATAAAGATTCAGAATTTAAAATCCTATCTTATGAGCAAATAGAACCAAATATAAATCATCGTTGGTATACAGGAAGACCCTTCTATATGACTGATTCTGCCTTTTCTGTTAGATGGGAGGGCAAGCTAATTCCAACTGAGACAGGTAAACATCAATTTCACTTGAAGAGTTACGATGCAAAACGTATTTTTTTAAATAGAAAGGAACTTCCTTTTATTTATACAAGCGTAGAGCAATACACAGATTTTGTGGAATTAGAGGCAGGGAAGGAGTATGAATTTATTTTAGAAATGCAAAATAGGTCAACTGGTGCTGCTAAAATGAAATTATATTGGAAAACCCCTTCAATATTCAAGAAAGAAGAGATTATTGAAAAAAGAGAGAAAAAAAGGGAAGTTTATTTACCAAAGGGGTGTAATTGGATAGATTTCTGGACAGGGAATAAATTTAGAGGGGGACAAGAAATCTCTTCGGATGCACCTACAGATAGGATCCCATTATTTGTTAAAGAGGGGTCTATAATTCCAATGGGACCATTTATTCAATACTCTACAGAAAAGCCACCAGATCCCATAGAACTTAGAGTATATCCGGGAGCTGATGCTTATTTCACTTTGTATGAAGATGAAAATGACAATTATAATTATGAAAAGGGGTTATACTCAACTATCCCTTTTTGTTGGAATGATGAAAGAAAAGAGCTTACGATTGGAGATAGACAAGGGTGTTTTCCCGGAATGCTTAAAGAGAGAACCTTTCGGGTTATTCTTGTAAAAGAGCTTCATGGTATAGGTATAGAGATTACAAAGAATCCTGATAAGACTATTTTATATAAAGGTAATAAAATTACTGTTAGTTTTAAAAATGGAGGGGATAATGAGTAA
- a CDS encoding radical SAM protein: MIFNGGELLYRDDFFDIAKYASTKGLRIIIGSNGRLIDPDIARRLKSSGIMAVQISIDGAKACKEVGWPFQFRMAIRRGTVDEIPNMLKLAIDYGTIAAEFFDLLQVPRVKRELPTRCYNQMKGKKL, from the coding sequence TTGATTTTCAACGGAGGGGAACTACTCTACAGAGATGATTTTTTCGATATTGCTAAGTATGCCTCTACAAAAGGATTGAGGATAATCATTGGTAGTAACGGTAGACTAATTGACCCAGATATAGCTAGACGATTGAAATCCTCTGGTATTATGGCTGTACAGATATCTATTGATGGTGCTAAAGCATGCAAGGAAGTTGGTTGGCCTTTCCAATTTAGGATGGCCATTAGAAGAGGTACCGTAGATGAAATACCGAATATGTTAAAACTGGCTATAGACTATGGGACAATAGCTGCTGAATTCTTCGATTTGCTCCAGGTTCCAAGAGTTAAAAGGGAACTCCCAACAAGGTGTTACAACCAAATGAAAGGAAAGAAATTATGA
- the mfd gene encoding transcription-repair coupling factor yields MKLKEDIYNFLKKEIGEEKVFSPPPYPGEILLAYSFKEKGPLVLLTEESPLKVAQDAEFFFTKILWSGENLKKLSARIKTKDFEILILEERDLYLEIPQQDFIKLSIGGEFSLSNFQRFLEECGFLRRKRVYEEGEYALRGGIIDIWSPDKESPLRIELEDEKIVSLRLFDPLTQLSIREINEANLLIDKGEVKVLGEVIKEFFKIGRKIEGFDPEILLTPEGKTIPFIPAISFNRNLEHFRKEIRMLKGFRIFIAAGTPGEVSRLHELFDSEFPEIEYLDLFLSKGFVIDKIKIAVFTEGDLFGALRAIRKIKEEEIPVEFDYKGFMRGDYLVHEDFGIGRFGGLEIVEIDKRKRECIVVEYKNKSRILVPIEKSRLLTKYVGGGEKEPELSDLSRSKWEVRKKRIKKELEDYARSLLELYARRSLAKGYSYSKDNSLIRELEFSFPFQETPDQEEAIKDVYEDMAKDRPMDRLLCGEVGFGKTEVALRTAFKAVIESKQAVLLAPTTILAEQHYRTFKERLRNFPVNIELLSRLTKKREKEILENIKTGKCDIVIGTHMLINKKIEFKDLGVLIIDEEQRFGVRQKEKIKEMKINVDVLSMSATPIPRTLQLSLLGLRDLSVIRTPPLGRKKIITEVIYWDENKIRDAILREIERGGQVFFVHNRVESIENVRKKLEGIVPEVKIVVGHGQMEAEVLEKRMIDFLERKYDLLLSTAIIESGLDLPNVNTIIIDKAESFGLADLHQLRGRVGRSFRQGFCYLIVPKGLSGKARDRISTIKTYSDLGSGFKISLKDLEIRGAGEILGEEQHGHIATLGYELYLKLLKEAIRKVKGEEVTERPEVEVILEGAFYIPKDYIPEEEERIELYRRISSALSVEEIDKIESEIKDRFGKMPFNVLKILKWAKIKILAESKGVKKVEEGIKSFNCEMRRELKKEEIERLVSKIEGIKFSFREKVINVSIPRDAIFMFLELCDTVSNSSF; encoded by the coding sequence GTGAAGCTTAAAGAGGACATATACAATTTTTTAAAGAAGGAAATAGGGGAAGAAAAAGTTTTTTCTCCTCCTCCATATCCTGGAGAGATTCTTTTGGCTTACTCTTTTAAAGAAAAAGGCCCCCTTGTTCTTTTAACAGAAGAATCTCCTTTAAAAGTTGCGCAAGATGCTGAATTTTTCTTCACCAAGATTTTGTGGTCTGGTGAGAATTTAAAGAAACTAAGTGCACGTATTAAAACAAAAGATTTTGAAATTTTAATTCTTGAAGAAAGAGATTTGTACCTTGAGATTCCTCAACAAGATTTTATTAAGCTTTCCATAGGAGGAGAATTTTCCTTATCTAACTTTCAGAGATTTCTGGAAGAATGTGGCTTTCTAAGGAGAAAGAGAGTTTATGAAGAGGGTGAGTATGCCTTAAGAGGAGGGATTATTGACATTTGGAGTCCAGATAAAGAATCTCCTTTAAGAATAGAACTTGAGGATGAAAAAATTGTTTCTCTTAGGCTGTTTGATCCTTTAACTCAATTATCTATTAGAGAGATTAATGAGGCGAATCTTTTAATTGATAAAGGAGAGGTAAAAGTCTTAGGAGAAGTAATAAAGGAATTTTTTAAGATTGGCAGAAAAATTGAAGGGTTTGATCCCGAGATTTTGTTAACTCCAGAAGGGAAGACAATTCCTTTTATTCCAGCCATTTCTTTTAATAGAAATCTTGAGCACTTTAGAAAAGAAATAAGAATGCTTAAGGGTTTTAGAATATTTATTGCTGCAGGTACTCCCGGTGAAGTGAGTAGGCTCCACGAACTATTTGATTCCGAATTTCCTGAAATAGAATATTTGGACCTTTTTCTATCAAAGGGTTTTGTAATAGATAAGATAAAAATTGCAGTTTTTACAGAGGGAGATCTTTTTGGGGCTCTTAGAGCTATTAGAAAAATAAAAGAAGAAGAGATTCCTGTAGAGTTTGACTATAAAGGTTTTATGCGAGGAGATTATCTTGTCCATGAAGACTTTGGTATAGGCCGTTTTGGGGGACTTGAAATAGTGGAGATAGATAAGAGAAAAAGAGAATGTATTGTGGTAGAATACAAGAACAAGAGTAGAATTCTTGTGCCAATCGAGAAATCAAGACTTCTTACAAAATATGTTGGAGGAGGAGAAAAAGAACCAGAGCTTTCTGATCTTTCAAGGAGTAAATGGGAAGTCAGAAAGAAAAGAATAAAAAAAGAGTTAGAAGATTATGCACGATCTCTACTTGAGCTTTATGCAAGGAGGTCTCTTGCTAAGGGATATTCTTATTCAAAAGATAATTCTTTAATAAGAGAACTTGAATTTTCTTTTCCATTTCAGGAAACCCCTGATCAAGAAGAAGCAATAAAGGATGTTTATGAAGATATGGCAAAAGATAGACCGATGGATCGTCTTCTTTGTGGTGAAGTTGGTTTTGGTAAAACTGAGGTTGCGCTTCGCACAGCATTTAAAGCAGTGATTGAATCTAAGCAGGCAGTTCTTCTTGCCCCTACAACGATTCTTGCAGAACAGCATTATAGAACTTTTAAAGAAAGACTGAGAAATTTTCCTGTTAACATTGAGTTACTTTCCAGACTTACTAAAAAAAGAGAAAAAGAAATTCTTGAAAATATTAAAACAGGAAAGTGCGATATTGTAATTGGAACCCATATGTTGATTAATAAGAAGATAGAGTTCAAGGACTTAGGGGTTCTCATAATTGATGAAGAACAACGTTTTGGAGTTAGGCAGAAAGAGAAAATAAAAGAGATGAAAATAAATGTAGATGTTCTTTCAATGAGTGCAACTCCCATTCCTAGAACTCTTCAACTCTCCCTTTTAGGATTGAGAGATTTGTCTGTGATTCGGACCCCTCCTTTGGGAAGGAAAAAAATTATTACGGAAGTAATCTATTGGGATGAAAATAAGATACGAGATGCAATATTAAGAGAGATAGAAAGAGGAGGACAGGTTTTCTTTGTTCACAATAGGGTTGAGAGTATTGAGAATGTTAGAAAAAAATTAGAGGGAATTGTTCCTGAAGTGAAAATTGTTGTAGGACATGGACAGATGGAAGCGGAGGTTCTTGAGAAAAGGATGATAGATTTTCTTGAACGTAAATACGACCTTTTGCTTTCAACAGCTATTATAGAGTCTGGACTGGATTTGCCGAATGTGAATACAATAATAATTGACAAGGCTGAAAGTTTTGGACTTGCAGATTTACATCAATTAAGGGGGAGGGTGGGAAGGTCTTTTAGACAAGGATTTTGTTATCTTATAGTTCCAAAAGGGCTAAGTGGAAAAGCAAGAGATAGAATATCTACAATAAAAACATATTCGGATTTAGGCTCTGGATTTAAGATCTCTCTTAAAGATCTTGAGATAAGGGGAGCTGGAGAAATTTTAGGGGAGGAGCAACATGGTCATATTGCCACTTTGGGTTATGAACTATATTTGAAACTTCTTAAGGAAGCTATTAGGAAAGTTAAGGGAGAAGAAGTTACAGAAAGACCGGAAGTGGAGGTGATTCTTGAAGGGGCTTTTTATATTCCTAAAGATTATATTCCAGAAGAAGAGGAAAGGATTGAATTATACAGAAGAATTTCATCTGCTTTGAGTGTAGAAGAAATTGATAAAATAGAGAGTGAAATAAAAGACCGTTTTGGAAAGATGCCTTTTAATGTTTTAAAAATCCTTAAATGGGCAAAAATTAAGATTTTGGCAGAGTCTAAAGGAGTAAAGAAGGTTGAAGAAGGAATAAAATCGTTTAATTGTGAAATGAGGAGAGAACTTAAGAAAGAAGAAATAGAAAGGTTGGTTTCTAAGATAGAAGGAATTAAGTTTTCTTTTAGGGAAAAAGTTATAAATGTCTCGATTCCAAGAGATGCCATTTTTATGTTTTTAGAACTTTGTGATACCGTATCTAATTCTTCTTTCTGA
- the galB gene encoding beta-galactosidase GalB: MKKIRSYLRVIIYTLILSSLCNSTPFKIRRIENFCKDWKFYLGEIEGAEKTDFDDSNWRVLDLPHDWSIEGVFSKDHPTTPAGGALPGGIGWYRKRFVISEKEKDKLIFIDFLGIYQNSEVWINGHYLGKRPYGYISFRYELTPYLNLGGENVIAVRVNNSQQPNSRWYSGSGIYRNVWLVYTNKIFVDNWGTFITTPKITKNIAEINIKTDIRKRIEGPQEITLKTLIYDEKGRRIANTSSLIILKDSITSTTQKIKIKNPILWSIENPYLYKAISQIEYERKIFDDYETSFGIRYFNFDPEKGFFLNGKHIKIKGVCNHHDLGCLGSAVNLRALERQLEILKGMGCNAIRTSHNPPTPELLDLCDKMGFIVMDEAFDVWEKKKMEFDYHLYFKEWHKKDLEDMIRRDRNHPSVFIWSIGNEVMEQWDKEDSVGSIITKELVKIVKNVDPTRPVTAACNETQPSNPIIKSGALDLIGYNYSHDKFVDFPKTYPGKILIATETNSSLATRGHYDMPSDSIRIWPPRWDLPLSTGNPDYTCSSYDNCRTPWGSTHEETWKIVKKYDFISGMFIWSGFDYLGEPTPYGWPARSSYFGVIDLAGFPKDAYYFYKSEWSDEPVLHLLPHWNWKEEDIIDVWVYTNYDEVELFLNGESLGKKQKNENDYKLVWRVNYIPGTLKAIGKKKGEKPIVKEVKTAGKPSKIILEPDRKKIKADGKDLSFIIVKVVDEKGVLVPYASNLINFEIKGEGSIIGVDNGSQISHEPFKANYIKAFNGLCLVVVQAKDRPGRVSLLATSEGLKPDSVEILAK; this comes from the coding sequence ATGAAGAAAATTAGATCTTATCTTAGAGTTATAATCTACACCCTAATATTATCATCTCTTTGCAATAGCACACCTTTTAAAATTCGAAGAATCGAAAACTTTTGTAAAGACTGGAAATTCTATTTGGGTGAAATAGAAGGTGCAGAAAAAACTGATTTTGATGATTCTAATTGGCGAGTTCTTGACCTACCTCATGATTGGAGCATTGAAGGAGTCTTTAGCAAAGACCATCCAACTACTCCAGCTGGAGGAGCTTTACCAGGTGGAATTGGATGGTATAGAAAAAGATTCGTTATTTCCGAAAAGGAAAAAGATAAATTGATCTTTATTGATTTTTTGGGTATCTATCAAAATAGTGAAGTTTGGATAAATGGGCATTATCTTGGTAAAAGGCCCTATGGTTATATCTCTTTTAGATATGAACTTACCCCTTATCTTAACCTTGGGGGAGAAAATGTAATTGCAGTAAGAGTGAATAATTCTCAACAACCCAACTCAAGATGGTATTCCGGTTCGGGAATTTATAGAAATGTATGGTTGGTGTATACAAATAAAATTTTTGTAGACAATTGGGGGACATTTATAACAACACCAAAAATAACAAAAAATATAGCGGAAATAAATATTAAGACAGATATAAGAAAAAGAATAGAAGGACCTCAAGAAATAACCTTAAAAACACTCATTTATGACGAAAAAGGTAGAAGAATTGCCAACACTTCTTCTCTAATAATTTTAAAAGATTCTATTACCTCTACCACTCAGAAAATCAAGATAAAAAATCCAATTTTATGGTCAATCGAAAATCCTTATCTTTATAAAGCTATTTCTCAAATCGAGTATGAAAGGAAAATATTTGACGATTATGAAACGAGTTTTGGCATCCGTTATTTTAACTTTGATCCAGAAAAAGGATTTTTTCTTAATGGGAAACACATTAAAATTAAAGGAGTTTGCAATCACCATGATCTTGGATGTTTAGGATCGGCTGTAAATCTCCGAGCTCTAGAGCGTCAGCTTGAAATTTTAAAAGGAATGGGATGTAACGCGATTAGAACCTCCCATAATCCTCCAACACCTGAACTATTGGATTTATGTGATAAAATGGGCTTTATTGTAATGGATGAAGCGTTTGATGTCTGGGAAAAAAAGAAAATGGAATTTGACTACCATTTATATTTTAAAGAATGGCACAAAAAAGATCTTGAAGATATGATTAGACGAGATCGTAACCATCCATCAGTTTTTATCTGGAGTATTGGTAATGAAGTTATGGAACAATGGGATAAAGAAGATAGTGTTGGTTCTATTATCACAAAAGAACTTGTAAAAATTGTAAAAAATGTTGATCCAACACGTCCAGTAACAGCTGCTTGTAATGAGACTCAACCTTCAAATCCTATAATTAAATCAGGGGCTTTAGATTTGATTGGTTATAATTATAGCCACGATAAATTTGTAGATTTTCCTAAAACATATCCTGGAAAAATACTAATCGCTACTGAAACAAATTCATCTTTAGCCACTCGGGGACACTATGATATGCCTTCGGATAGTATAAGAATCTGGCCTCCTCGCTGGGATTTACCGCTGTCAACCGGAAACCCTGATTATACCTGTTCATCATACGACAACTGTAGAACTCCCTGGGGCTCAACCCATGAGGAAACCTGGAAAATAGTAAAAAAATACGATTTTATCTCCGGGATGTTCATTTGGAGCGGTTTTGATTATCTTGGTGAACCTACACCTTATGGCTGGCCAGCACGAAGTTCTTATTTCGGGGTAATAGACCTTGCAGGTTTCCCAAAGGATGCTTACTATTTCTATAAGAGCGAATGGAGCGATGAGCCTGTTTTACACCTCTTGCCCCATTGGAACTGGAAAGAAGAAGATATTATAGATGTTTGGGTTTATACAAATTATGATGAAGTAGAATTATTTTTAAATGGTGAATCCTTAGGGAAAAAACAAAAAAATGAGAATGATTATAAATTAGTGTGGAGGGTAAACTATATTCCAGGCACACTTAAAGCTATTGGCAAGAAAAAAGGAGAAAAGCCTATTGTAAAAGAGGTTAAAACTGCTGGAAAGCCTTCAAAAATTATCCTTGAGCCCGACCGTAAAAAGATTAAAGCAGACGGAAAAGACCTTTCATTCATCATAGTAAAAGTGGTTGATGAAAAAGGAGTCTTAGTGCCATATGCTAGTAATCTAATTAATTTTGAAATTAAAGGGGAAGGATCAATTATAGGGGTTGATAATGGTTCTCAAATAAGCCACGAACCCTTTAAAGCAAATTATATAAAAGCATTCAATGGATTGTGCCTTGTTGTTGTTCAGGCAAAAGATAGACCAGGAAGAGTATCCCTCCTAGCTACTTCCGAAGGATTGAAGCCAGATTCGGTCGAGATATTGGCAAAATAA
- a CDS encoding RnfABCDGE type electron transport complex subunit A produces the protein MNNLFLIFLSAFLINNVILMRFLGLCPFFGVSKEIKTATSMGMSVIFVMTLATVITWFLYNYVLVPLNLIYLRTVVFILVIASLVQFLELFFKKQLPALYSALGIFLPLITTNCVILGVAFLTIDNKFNLIEGIVFAISNGLGFLFAIILMGAIRERLEIAPIPRALKGLPIAFIVAALMGIAFLGFSGFLGLSI, from the coding sequence ATGAATAATCTTTTTCTCATATTTTTATCGGCATTTCTTATTAATAATGTGATTTTAATGCGATTTTTGGGTCTTTGCCCATTTTTTGGGGTTTCTAAAGAAATTAAAACGGCTACCTCTATGGGGATGAGTGTTATCTTTGTGATGACCCTTGCCACAGTAATAACTTGGTTTTTGTATAATTATGTTTTGGTCCCTTTAAATTTGATTTACTTAAGGACAGTTGTATTTATTTTGGTAATTGCCTCTCTTGTTCAGTTTCTTGAACTTTTCTTTAAGAAACAGCTTCCAGCCCTATACTCGGCTCTTGGTATATTTTTACCTCTTATAACAACTAATTGTGTTATTTTAGGTGTTGCCTTTCTTACTATAGACAATAAATTCAACTTAATAGAAGGGATTGTTTTTGCAATTAGTAATGGTTTAGGCTTCCTTTTTGCAATTATCCTTATGGGTGCAATTCGAGAAAGATTGGAAATTGCTCCTATTCCTCGAGCCCTTAAAGGGCTCCCAATAGCCTTTATTGTAGCTGCTCTTATGGGGATTGCATTTCTTGGCTTTTCTGGATTTTTGGGTTTATCTATATAA